Proteins encoded in a region of the Anopheles aquasalis chromosome 2, idAnoAquaMG_Q_19, whole genome shotgun sequence genome:
- the LOC126572184 gene encoding endocuticle structural glycoprotein ABD-4-like, translating to MMRFIILLSAVLLVVVQCAPQGPVTEPIPIIRQEQEVNPDGSYSWSYETGNGIVAEEQGFLKNPGTEQEAQVAQGEYSYTAPDGQLIRVQYIADENGFQPLGDHLPTPPPIPPAIQRALEYLASLPPNNDDASRRY from the exons ATGATGAGGTTCATT ATCCTTCTTAgtgccgtgctgctggtggtggtacagtGCGCACCGCAGGGACCGGTTACGGAGCCGATTCCCATCATTCGCCAGGAGCAAGAAGTGAATCCGGATGGAAGCTACAGCTGGAGCTACGAAACGGGCAACGGGATAGTGGCGGAGGAGCAAGGTTTTCTGAAAAACCCCGGCACGGAGCAGGAAGCACAG GTTGCCCAAGGAGAGTACTCGTACACGGCACCCGATGGTCAGTTAATACGCGTGCAGTACATCGCGGACGAGAATGGGTTCCAGCCGCTCGGTGATCATctgccaacgccaccaccgatcccaCCGGCCATCCAGCGAGCACTCGAGTATCTGGCCAGCCTACCGCCAAACAACGATGATGCGTCGCGAAGGTACTAG
- the LOC126572180 gene encoding pupal cuticle protein 36 produces MKLILLASFVAACSCARLDNNYLPPPGAAAAGGGPGLTAPSPSGGGGGGGGFGSKPAGGGGPAPGAGFGGGPAAPGGFGGAGAGGRPGGAPAAGGRPSAPSPSYGPPSSGFGGGAPSAFGGGAPSGGFGGGAPSGGFGGGASAPAPSGPSQPPIEIISYENMNNGDGSYKYSYETANGIKVEEQGEVKNKGSENEIQSVQGSYSYTAPDGQVITVTYIADENGFQPQGDHLPTPPPIPEEIRKALEATAAAQAAGGAAGPAGGYPGAGQPSGGYPGSVTGSGSYPSGAGGGAPGAGGAGGRPSGAGGAGGYPSGPAGGSGYPSGGPAAPGGGAGAGYPSGGPGSPAGSRPSAPGRPSGNGSFNPQSGYQY; encoded by the exons ATGAAGCTT ATCCTGCTGGCATCGTTCGTGGCGGCCTGTTCGTGCGCCCGGTTGGACAACAACTATCTGCCACCGCCGGGTGCTgcggcggccggtggtggtcccggacTGACGGCACCTTCaccatctggtggtggtggtggtggtggtggctttggcAGTAAACcggccggcggtggtgggcctgctcccggtgctggtTTCGGTGGTGGACCAGCTGCACCaggtggtttcggtggagcGGGTGCAGGAGGTCGTCCAG GTGGTGCTCCAGCGGCTGGTGGCCGCCCGAGTGCTCCGTCACCTTCCTATGGTCCACCGTCGAGTGGATTCGGTGGAGGAGCTCCTTCtgcctttggtggtggtgcaccatcCGGTGgattcggtggcggtgctccTTCCGGTGGATTCGGTGGTGGAGCCtcggcaccagcaccttccGGACCGAGCCAGCCTCCGATAGAGATCATCTCGTACGAGAACATGAACAACGGCGATGGAAGCTACAAATACAG CTACGAAACGGCCAACGGTATCAAGGTGGAGGAGCAGGGTGAAGTGAAGAACAAAGGCTCGGAGAACGAGATCCAGAGTGTGCAGGGATCGTACTCGTACACCGCTCCGGACGGCCAGGTCATCACGGTGACGTACATTGCGGACGAAAATGGTTTCCAGCCACAGGGTGACCATTtgccgacgccaccaccaattcCGGAGGAGATTCGTAAGGCGCTGGAAGCTACGGCCGCGGCAcaggccgctggtggtgctgccggtccTGCCGGGGGTTATCCAGGTGCGGGACAACCGAGCGGAGGTTATCCCGGATCGGTAACGGGATCCGGTAGCTATCCatcgggtgctggtggtggtgctccaggggctggcggtgctggtggtcgtccgtctggtgccggtggcgcgGGAGGATATCCAAGTGGACCGGCTGGTGGATCCGGGTATCCATCCGGTGGACCGGCTGCTCCGGGAGGtggagccggtgccggttaTCCGTCCGGTGGTCCTGGCTCGCCCGCTGGTTCCCGTCCTTCCGCACCTGGCAGACCGTCCGGAAATGGTTCCTTTAACCCACAGTCCGGCTACCAGTATTAG
- the LOC126572183 gene encoding endocuticle structural glycoprotein SgAbd-2-like, producing MSKLTRMITASLVFAIVGCALANPQNQYSQNNYNRNTGNAFNRNVGQRLANQQQQQQQQQQQQQQQQQHHQSQQHFGHQRQAQALRTPLLPPHNPNQFSQRLQQQPFANPIRPFVPITSYSNDVSYDGSYSYAYTTGDGQQQQAQGYLKNAGLKDLEAQSVQGSYSYTSPEGQLITVTYIADENGFRAEGAHLPTPPPIPEAIQKSLALIAQTQPVSAQFNAAYNQPRFQTGNLASASGQNYNRYG from the exons ATGTCGAAGCTAACGAGAATGATAACG GCGTCCCTAGTCTTTGCGATAGTAGGATGCGCATTGGCGAACCCCCAGAACCAGTACTCGCAGAACAACTACAACAGGAATACCGGTAATGCCTTTAATCGTAATGTTGGACAGCGTCTTGCtaatcagcaacaacagcagcagcaacagcaacagcaacagcagcagcagcagcagcatcatcagtcgCAACAACACTTTGGACACCAGCGCCAGGCCCAGGCACTTAGGACACCCCTTCTTCCACCACATAATCCGAACCAATTTAGCCAACGACTCCAG CAACAGCCATTCGCCAACCCGATTCGACCGTTTGTACCGATCACGTCGTACAGTAACGACGTCTCGTACGATGGTTCCTACTCCTATGCATACACCACCGGtgacggtcagcagcagcaagcgcagGGCTACCTGAAAAATGCTGGCCTCAAGGACCTGGAGGCCCAATCGGTGCAGGGATCGTACTCCTATACCTCCCCCGAGGGACAGCTCATCACGGTGACCTACATTGCGGATGAGAACG GATTCCGCGCCGAAGGAGCCCATCttccgacgccaccaccaatcccGGAGGCGATCCAGAAATCGCTCGCCCTCATCGCCCAAACGCAACCGGTGTCGGCACAGTTTAATGCCGCCTACAACCAGCCACGCTTCCAGACCGGCAATCTGGCATCCGCCAGCGGACAGAACTACAATCGATACGGTTAG
- the LOC126580725 gene encoding cuticle protein CP14.6-like has translation MMKFIAVFAVLIAVAAAQIRPLAPIPLRNPAVYANPEANAVILNQVYEPNPDGSYIYSYETSNGIRAEQRGFLKNPGTPGEAQVMQGSYSYTGPDGVVYTISYIADENGYRAEGAHIPSAPRYNPAARYPGQF, from the exons ATGATGAAGTTT ATCGCTGTGTTTGCTGTGCTGATTGCTGTGGCCGCGGCCCAGATTCGTCCCCTGGCACCGATCCCGCTGCGCAACCCGGCCGTGTACGCCAACCCGGAGGCGAACGCCGTCATACTGAACCAGGTGTACGAGCCGAACCCGGACGGTTCGTACATCTACAGCTACGAGACGAGCAACGGAATTCGCGCCGAGCAGCGTGGCTTCCTGAAGAACCCGGGCACACCCGGTGAGGCGCAGGTCATGCAGGGGTCGTACTCgtacaccggaccggacggtgTCGTCTACACGATCAGCTACATCGCCGACGAGAACGGTTACCGTGCCGAAGGTGCGCACATCCCATCGGCACCCCGGTACAATCCGGCCGCCCGCTATCCCGGTCAGTTCTAA